Proteins encoded by one window of Anopheles maculipalpis chromosome 2RL, idAnoMacuDA_375_x, whole genome shotgun sequence:
- the LOC126559022 gene encoding GILT-like protein 2: MGFNEIVSSVMLLVIAIVMVCSSSFAEASSTENVTSQRPNTLNKTDKLPITIYYETLCSDSMVFITHQLYPSWLRHEKEMKLRLVPFGKAWIEELPNEQPKFHCQHGPRECQLNILHGCILKKLPPKKAFAVVACLMKNFRTTFEQCIEGHESFKNSIVNCSQGEQGNSLFKKFANETDNVHRPLPFVPTIVDDQPYDFYEQDDWLQHFERKFVERYEAKFGVKL; this comes from the exons ATGGGTTTCAATGAAATTGTCTCTTCAGTGATGCTGTTAGTGATAGCAATAGTGATGGTGTGTAGTTCGAGTTTTGCCGAAGCATCGTCAACCGAAAATGTCACCAGCCAAAGGCCGAACACCCTCAACAAAACTGATAAGTTACCAATCACTATCTACTACGAAACGCTTTGCAGTGACAGCATGGTTTTCATCACCCACCAACTATACCCGTCATGGTTGCGACAcgagaaagaaatgaaattgcGCCTTGTACCATTCGGCAAGGCTTGG ATTGAAGAGCTGCCTAACGAACAGCCCAAATTTCATTGCCAACACGGTCCTCGAGAATGTCAGCTGAACATTTTGCACGGTTGCATTCTTAAAAAACTGCCTCCGAAAAAGGCATTTGCGGTAGTGGCATGCCTCATGAAAAACTTCCGCACCACCTTCGAACAG TGCATCGAAGGACATGAATCGTTCAAAAACTCCATCGTTAATTGCAGCCAGGGGGAACAGGGAAACAGTTTGTTCAAAAAGTTTGCCAACGAAACAGACAACGTACACCGGCCGCTTCCATTCGTACCGACTATCGTTGACGATCAG cCGTACGACTTTTACGAGCAAGACGATTGGCTTCAGCATTTTGAAAGGAAGTTTGTTGAGCGGTATGAAGCAAAGTTTGGTGTGAAATTATAA